Proteins encoded in a region of the Caldilineales bacterium genome:
- a CDS encoding exopolysaccharide biosynthesis polyprenyl glycosylphosphotransferase: MSLHRSSLWTGSKRRRQIGLLAGDSLILFATVVLAVLLRRIFVDGGSLAAARQLPLPSGVYALVFTYLAALYIFDQYNLKRDIRSRAGAVVLLLAGVVGLSLTTTLAFFFRGLQLGRWVTLIHLPLAFVGLYLWRLLFFARFLRVGRPHRVLLVVANPVEAGIEADLRDRPLGDYTVAGVFQAVGTSDAGGHHLLDERGRTLEQVVSEDQIDTLVFSAREGFPPHYLEKAIDWKFDGIGVYDAANFYGAMTGRVPIETIDARWVLDHLSQPYGSAIVWRLKRVLDIALALLGLLISLPFWPLLMLVIRLDSSGPAIFRQERLGLRQKPIVIAKFRSMYNKDEEEGEAAYAQRVDPRVTRVGKFLRKSRLDELPQLWNVLRGELSIVGLRPIRKINADRLAQQIPFYHLRFSMKPGMTGWPQLQYHYADDDESHLRKFEYELYHIQNASLAFDLYLILKTLQQALFGRGQ; encoded by the coding sequence ATGAGTTTACATCGTTCCAGCCTGTGGACAGGTTCCAAGCGGCGGCGGCAGATCGGCCTGCTGGCCGGCGACTCCCTCATCCTGTTTGCCACGGTGGTGTTGGCCGTACTCTTGCGCCGCATCTTTGTGGATGGAGGCTCCCTGGCCGCCGCCCGGCAGCTTCCTCTCCCCTCCGGCGTCTACGCCCTTGTCTTCACCTATCTGGCCGCCTTGTATATCTTCGACCAGTACAACCTCAAGCGCGACATCCGCAGCCGGGCCGGGGCAGTGGTGCTGCTGCTGGCCGGCGTGGTGGGACTTTCGCTCACCACCACCCTGGCCTTTTTCTTCCGCGGCCTGCAACTTGGCCGTTGGGTCACGCTCATCCACCTGCCGCTGGCTTTTGTCGGCCTTTATCTCTGGCGGCTGCTGTTCTTCGCCCGCTTTCTGCGCGTCGGCCGCCCGCATCGCGTGCTGCTGGTGGTGGCCAACCCGGTCGAGGCCGGGATCGAGGCCGATTTGCGCGACCGGCCGCTGGGCGATTACACCGTGGCCGGGGTCTTCCAGGCGGTGGGGACCTCGGACGCCGGCGGGCATCACCTGTTGGATGAACGCGGGCGCACCCTGGAGCAGGTGGTGAGCGAAGACCAGATCGACACGCTCGTGTTTTCGGCCCGCGAGGGCTTCCCGCCCCACTATCTGGAGAAAGCCATCGACTGGAAGTTCGACGGCATCGGCGTCTACGACGCCGCCAATTTCTACGGGGCGATGACCGGTCGTGTGCCGATCGAGACCATCGACGCCCGTTGGGTGCTCGACCATCTCAGCCAGCCCTACGGCTCGGCCATCGTCTGGCGGCTGAAACGGGTGCTCGACATCGCCCTGGCCCTCCTCGGTCTGTTGATCAGCCTGCCGTTCTGGCCCCTGCTGATGCTGGTCATCCGGCTGGATAGCTCCGGCCCGGCCATCTTTCGACAAGAGCGGCTGGGGCTGCGCCAGAAACCGATCGTCATCGCCAAGTTCCGTTCGATGTACAACAAAGACGAGGAAGAGGGCGAGGCGGCCTACGCTCAGAGGGTTGACCCGCGCGTCACCCGCGTGGGCAAGTTCTTGCGCAAGTCACGGCTGGACGAGCTGCCGCAACTGTGGAACGTGCTGCGCGGGGAATTGAGCATCGTCGGGCTGCGGCCGATCCGCAAGATCAACGCCGACCGCCTGGCCCAACAGATCCCCTTCTATCACCTGCGTTTTAGCATGAAGCCCGGCATGACCGGCTGGCCGCAGCTTCAGTATCACTACGCCGATGACGACGAGTCGCACCTGCGCAAGTTCGAGTACGAGCTCTACCACATCCAGAACGCCAGCCTGGCCTTCGACCTCTATCTCATCCTCAAGACCCTCCAGCAGGCGCTTTTTGGACGGGGACAGTAG
- a CDS encoding glycosyltransferase family 4 protein gives MIRIAHLITRFHGAGGAKNTLFTCAGLDKTRFEVDLVVGASADAWRADGAGVNWVQIPSLRRDVHPLADAQAARDLLALCRRRRYHIVHTHLAKAGILGRWAARRAGVPIVLHSLHGATFHDSPARRTPNDWLYYGLERLAAPWTDAFISVGDDLRQRYLRAGVGAPGQYVVIHSGMDLDAFRAAGRMGAEARQAVRASLGYGPETFLAGYVAALEWRKGHRYLVEVLRRLAGQHPQLRLVFVGEGYDRPRIEALVAGAGMGDRVQFTGYRTDVAAVMAAFDVKLFASNREGLPQVLVQAAAVGLPVLAFAAEGVVELVKEGVNGHIFAHGDVAGMAGALESLLRQPDEARRLGAAGPALVDDRWQIATMQAKTQALYDRWLEAKRLP, from the coding sequence ATGATCCGCATCGCCCACCTCATCACCCGCTTTCATGGCGCCGGCGGGGCCAAGAACACCCTCTTCACCTGCGCCGGGCTGGATAAGACGCGCTTCGAAGTGGACCTGGTGGTGGGGGCCAGCGCCGACGCCTGGCGGGCGGACGGGGCCGGCGTCAACTGGGTGCAGATCCCATCGCTGCGCCGCGATGTCCATCCCCTGGCCGATGCCCAGGCCGCCCGCGACTTGTTGGCCTTGTGTCGCCGGCGCCGCTACCACATCGTCCACACCCACCTGGCCAAGGCGGGCATCCTGGGGCGGTGGGCGGCGCGGCGGGCGGGCGTCCCCATCGTCCTCCACAGCCTGCACGGGGCCACCTTTCATGATTCCCCGGCCCGGCGGACGCCCAACGATTGGCTTTATTACGGCCTCGAACGGCTGGCGGCGCCCTGGACCGATGCTTTCATCAGCGTGGGCGACGATTTGCGGCAGCGGTATCTGCGGGCGGGCGTGGGTGCACCGGGCCAGTATGTCGTCATCCATAGCGGCATGGATCTCGACGCTTTTCGGGCAGCCGGGCGCATGGGCGCAGAAGCGCGCCAGGCCGTGCGGGCCAGCCTGGGCTACGGGCCGGAAACCTTTCTGGCAGGCTATGTGGCGGCGCTGGAATGGCGCAAGGGCCACCGCTATCTGGTCGAGGTGCTGCGGCGGCTGGCCGGGCAGCATCCTCAACTCCGGCTGGTTTTTGTCGGCGAGGGCTATGACCGGCCTCGGATCGAGGCCCTGGTCGCAGGGGCGGGGATGGGCGACCGGGTGCAGTTCACCGGCTATCGCACCGATGTGGCGGCGGTGATGGCGGCCTTCGATGTCAAGCTCTTTGCCAGCAACCGCGAGGGGCTGCCGCAGGTGCTGGTGCAGGCAGCGGCGGTGGGGTTGCCCGTGCTGGCCTTCGCGGCTGAAGGCGTGGTCGAGCTGGTGAAGGAGGGGGTCAACGGCCATATTTTTGCCCACGGCGATGTGGCGGGCATGGCCGGGGCGCTGGAATCGCTCCTCCGCCAGCCGGACGAAGCCCGCAGGTTGGGCGCGGCCGGCCCGGCCCTGGTGGACGACCGCTGGCAGATCGCCACCATGCAAGCCAAGACCCAGGCATTGTATGATCGCTGGCTGGAGGCCAAAAGATTGCCATGA
- a CDS encoding NAD(P)H-dependent oxidoreductase subunit E, with amino-acid sequence MKRTSTAIAHVAPLPPSHHSPEQALAIQAILRRYRGKGGAYLLPCLHEVQAVTGWLDAATCAQVGESLDVPLSQIHSVIEFYALFYNQPVGRKMVRVCDDLACYLAGSEEIVRACARQLGLDEGGGRTADGATTLEIHPCLGRCEQAPFLMIDDEPHGRVTPAEVASLLGGAA; translated from the coding sequence ATGAAACGAACTTCCACTGCGATCGCCCACGTCGCCCCTCTGCCGCCGTCCCATCACAGCCCCGAACAGGCGTTGGCCATCCAGGCCATCCTGCGCCGCTACCGGGGCAAAGGCGGGGCCTATCTGCTGCCCTGCCTGCACGAGGTCCAGGCCGTGACCGGTTGGCTGGACGCCGCCACCTGTGCCCAGGTCGGCGAGAGCCTGGATGTGCCGTTGTCGCAGATCCACAGCGTGATCGAGTTCTACGCCCTCTTCTACAACCAGCCGGTGGGGCGAAAGATGGTGCGGGTGTGTGATGATCTGGCCTGCTATCTGGCGGGGAGCGAGGAGATCGTCCGCGCTTGCGCCCGGCAGCTGGGGCTGGACGAGGGCGGGGGGAGGACGGCCGACGGGGCGACGACGCTGGAAATCCACCCCTGCCTGGGCCGCTGCGAGCAGGCGCCCTTCCTGATGATCGACGACGAGCCGCACGGCCGCGTCACGCCCGCCGAAGTTGCATCCTTGCTCGGAGGTGCGGCATGA
- a CDS encoding sulfatase-like hydrolase/transferase, which produces MPPNILLLVLDCVRADGLGALGNPRPVTPRLDELARGSRLFTQARSAAVWTLESHASIFTGLHPRQHGVDVEHRFLDPALPTLAATLAAIGYQTAGFSTNAWVGPHFGLDRGFQHFSSLWRLFPGMGRRPFPWWEKALRKRLLERYDKGARKLNAYVQRWWQRERDPARPFFLFGLYLDAHLPYQPPRGYAERLLPAPALATARRANQDAWAYMAGEASMTPADFDGLRGLYDAEIAYVDEQVGELLDFLAAAGGLENTAVIITADHGENIGDHGLMDHQYCVYDSLAHVPLLIHYPAAFPSGEDDALVQHTDLFPTLLDLADAPTAARPPLPGRSLLAPAPRPAEHATRNTPHALIQYSAPHRHRFARRHPGFDPAASGYDRTFDAIIQRDYKLIRSSRGQHELYDISDDPGETIDLAAVRPDLVASLAAALDAWLTAHPPFRQPAAAPSLDPDLAAHLAGLGYL; this is translated from the coding sequence ATGCCTCCCAACATCCTCCTCCTCGTCCTCGACTGCGTGCGCGCCGATGGGCTGGGCGCCCTGGGCAACCCCCGCCCGGTGACGCCGCGGCTGGACGAGCTGGCCCGCGGCAGCCGCCTCTTCACCCAGGCGCGCTCGGCGGCCGTGTGGACCTTGGAGAGCCACGCCAGCATCTTCACCGGGCTGCACCCGCGGCAGCACGGCGTCGATGTCGAACACCGCTTCCTCGACCCCGCCCTCCCCACCCTGGCTGCCACCCTCGCCGCCATCGGCTACCAGACGGCCGGCTTCAGCACCAATGCCTGGGTGGGGCCGCATTTCGGGCTGGATCGGGGTTTCCAACACTTCAGTTCCCTCTGGCGCCTCTTCCCCGGCATGGGCCGCCGCCCCTTCCCCTGGTGGGAAAAAGCCCTGCGCAAACGTTTGCTCGAACGCTACGACAAGGGCGCCCGCAAGCTCAACGCCTACGTGCAGCGCTGGTGGCAGCGTGAACGCGACCCCGCCCGACCGTTCTTTCTCTTCGGCCTCTATCTCGACGCCCATCTGCCCTACCAGCCGCCGCGCGGCTATGCCGAGCGCCTCTTGCCCGCCCCCGCCCTGGCCACCGCCCGCCGCGCCAACCAGGATGCCTGGGCCTACATGGCCGGCGAGGCCAGCATGACACCCGCCGACTTCGACGGGCTGCGCGGCCTCTACGACGCCGAGATCGCCTATGTGGACGAGCAGGTGGGCGAGCTGCTCGACTTCCTGGCCGCGGCCGGTGGGCTGGAGAACACGGCCGTTATCATCACCGCCGACCACGGCGAGAACATCGGCGACCACGGTCTCATGGACCACCAATACTGCGTCTACGACAGCCTGGCCCACGTCCCCCTGCTCATCCACTACCCCGCCGCCTTTCCGTCCGGAGAAGACGACGCCCTCGTCCAGCACACCGACCTCTTCCCCACCCTCCTCGACCTGGCCGACGCCCCCACGGCCGCCCGTCCCCCCCTCCCCGGTCGCTCCCTCCTCGCCCCCGCCCCCCGCCCTGCGGAACACGCAACACGCAACACGCCACACGCCCTCATCCAATACTCCGCCCCCCACCGCCATCGCTTCGCCCGTCGCCATCCCGGCTTCGACCCGGCCGCCAGCGGCTATGACCGCACTTTCGACGCCATCATCCAGCGCGACTACAAACTCATCCGCAGCAGCCGCGGCCAACACGAACTCTACGACATCTCCGACGACCCCGGCGAGACCATCGACCTGGCCGCCGTGCGCCCCGACCTGGTCGCCTCACTGGCTGCCGCCCTCGACGCCTGGCTGACCGCACACCCGCCCTTCCGCCAGCCGGCCGCTGCGCCCTCGCTCGACCCCGACCTGGCCGCCCATTTAGCCGGTTTGGGCTATCTCTGA
- a CDS encoding glycosyltransferase family 4 protein, with protein sequence MPGPLSVCFYQSSPQHLYGGQLDLLRYLEACDRSLIRPHVIVPAEGPFTSRVREMEIPVSLLPLPSELARTGGVLLEGSPLDRARQAALLAPFSLRLAALLRRIGAGVLYANNRRAVLTTGAGALLARTPVFWHIKQDVDRGRMDKLALRLAARAGACSLDVQHAFQRRHPAHAARIEHVAYGIPLAPFLAPGPHLRPQLGIPDGATVVGQVGSIGPRKGVDLFAQAALALAERHPNTHFLLAGDAPADAIAYKEQILATVRPLTEQGRFHAPGWLADTPALYRTLDLLTLPSRVEGFGLVVAEAGAVGVPAVRTATGGHTETTIEGVSGYVVPIDDLGALIQRLDDLLADPDRRRYMGQAARDHAIAHFSLDRFTTSLTSALLRTNTK encoded by the coding sequence ATGCCCGGCCCCCTGTCTGTTTGCTTCTACCAGTCCTCACCGCAGCATCTCTACGGCGGCCAACTCGACCTCCTTCGCTATCTCGAAGCCTGCGACCGCAGCCTCATCCGCCCGCACGTCATCGTCCCCGCCGAAGGCCCCTTCACCAGCCGCGTGCGCGAGATGGAGATCCCGGTCTCCCTCCTGCCCCTGCCATCTGAACTGGCCCGCACCGGCGGCGTCCTCCTGGAGGGCAGCCCCCTCGACCGGGCGCGGCAGGCCGCCCTCCTGGCGCCCTTCAGCCTGCGCCTGGCCGCGCTCCTGCGGCGGATCGGGGCCGGCGTCCTCTATGCCAACAACCGCCGCGCCGTCCTCACCACCGGCGCCGGCGCGCTCCTGGCCCGCACGCCCGTCTTCTGGCACATCAAGCAGGATGTAGACCGGGGCCGGATGGATAAGCTGGCCCTGCGCCTGGCCGCCCGCGCCGGCGCTTGCTCGCTGGATGTGCAGCACGCCTTTCAGCGCCGGCACCCCGCCCACGCCGCCCGCATCGAGCATGTGGCCTACGGCATCCCGCTGGCGCCGTTCTTGGCCCCCGGCCCCCACCTGCGCCCGCAACTCGGCATCCCAGACGGGGCGACGGTGGTCGGGCAGGTAGGCAGCATCGGCCCGCGCAAAGGCGTCGATCTCTTCGCCCAGGCGGCGTTGGCCCTGGCCGAGCGGCATCCCAACACCCATTTCCTGCTCGCCGGCGACGCCCCCGCCGACGCCATCGCTTACAAAGAACAGATCCTGGCCACCGTCCGCCCGCTGACCGAGCAAGGGCGCTTCCATGCCCCCGGCTGGCTGGCCGACACCCCCGCCCTCTATCGCACGCTCGACCTCCTGACCCTGCCCAGCCGCGTCGAGGGCTTCGGTCTGGTGGTGGCCGAGGCCGGGGCGGTGGGCGTCCCGGCCGTGCGCACGGCCACCGGTGGCCACACCGAGACCACCATCGAGGGCGTCAGCGGCTACGTCGTCCCCATCGACGACCTCGGCGCCCTGATCCAGCGCCTCGACGACCTGCTGGCCGACCCCGACCGGCGCCGATACATGGGTCAGGCCGCTCGCGACCACGCCATCGCCCACTTCAGCCTCGATCGCTTCACCACCTCCCTCACCTCCGCCCTCCTCCGCACGAATACGAAATGA
- the nuoF gene encoding NADH-quinone oxidoreductase subunit NuoF, with amino-acid sequence MSYQPILTARLGKVNPASLRDYEAYGGFQALSRALELGPGQLIENLRSAQVLGRGGAAFPAGIKWKAVAAEPGPKYVIANADESEPGTFKDRFIMEGDPFSLVEAVIIASFMVGAEQAYIYVRGEYPLAMARVQNAVNACYNAHYLGRNLLDAGYNLDIEVRKGAGAYICGEETALFESIEGKRGFPRLKPPFPTQAGVFGRPTLINNVETLLCVLPMVLRGPDWFKQVGPENSPGPKLYCLSGRVRNPGLVEAPMGTPLQELIYGFGGGVTGSGVLGGVLLGGAAGMFVTPKHLDVALDFATLRQIDAALGSGVVMVFDTSVDMKAVLKRIAHFFKHESCGKCYPCQLGTQRQMEIIDRLAAGHARPGDLRLLRAIGQTMTDASICGLGQTASSAILTALDRFGYDEASGEFGRFPGASHLHNPTIP; translated from the coding sequence ATGAGCTATCAACCCATCCTCACCGCCCGCCTGGGGAAGGTGAACCCCGCCAGCCTGCGCGACTATGAGGCATACGGTGGCTTCCAGGCGCTCTCGCGGGCGCTGGAGCTAGGGCCAGGGCAGTTGATCGAGAACTTGCGCTCGGCGCAGGTGCTAGGGCGCGGGGGTGCGGCCTTCCCGGCCGGGATCAAGTGGAAGGCTGTCGCAGCTGAGCCGGGGCCGAAGTATGTCATCGCCAATGCCGATGAGTCGGAGCCGGGCACGTTCAAAGACCGCTTCATCATGGAAGGCGACCCCTTCTCGTTGGTCGAGGCGGTGATCATCGCCAGCTTCATGGTCGGGGCGGAACAGGCCTACATCTATGTGCGCGGCGAGTATCCGCTGGCCATGGCGCGGGTGCAGAACGCCGTCAATGCCTGCTACAACGCACATTATCTGGGCCGCAACCTGCTGGATGCGGGCTACAACCTGGACATCGAGGTGCGGAAGGGGGCTGGGGCCTATATCTGCGGCGAGGAGACGGCGCTATTCGAGAGCATCGAGGGCAAGCGCGGCTTCCCCCGTCTCAAACCGCCTTTCCCCACGCAGGCAGGCGTGTTTGGCCGGCCAACGCTGATCAACAATGTCGAGACGCTGCTGTGCGTGTTGCCGATGGTGCTGCGCGGGCCGGATTGGTTCAAACAGGTCGGGCCTGAAAACTCGCCGGGGCCGAAGCTGTACTGTCTCTCCGGCCGGGTGCGCAACCCCGGCCTGGTGGAAGCGCCAATGGGCACACCCCTGCAAGAACTGATCTACGGCTTTGGCGGCGGCGTGACCGGCAGCGGCGTGTTGGGCGGGGTGCTGTTGGGCGGGGCCGCCGGCATGTTCGTGACGCCCAAACATCTGGATGTGGCCCTCGACTTCGCCACCCTGCGCCAGATCGACGCCGCGCTCGGTTCGGGCGTGGTCATGGTCTTCGACACTTCGGTGGATATGAAGGCCGTGCTCAAGCGCATCGCCCATTTCTTCAAGCACGAATCTTGCGGCAAGTGCTACCCCTGCCAACTCGGCACCCAGCGCCAGATGGAGATCATCGACCGTCTGGCTGCTGGCCATGCCCGGCCTGGCGACCTGCGCTTGCTGCGCGCGATCGGCCAGACCATGACCGATGCCAGCATCTGCGGCCTCGGCCAGACGGCCTCCAGCGCCATCCTCACCGCCCTCGACCGCTTTGGCTATGATGAGGCCAGCGGCGAGTTCGGGCGTTTTCCAGGTGCGTCGCACCTCCACAACCCAACCATCCCATGA
- a CDS encoding (2Fe-2S)-binding protein has protein sequence MTDEVHIIINDESVLAPAGSTVLEAARAAGIDIPTICYHDHLTANAICRLCVVEWTGSRTLVPACVAKVQPNARIRTDSDRVHTARRTILEMLGSAVDLSEAPEIQEMMAQHHADPGRFGEDAARRQHGEVKVDNPFYVRDYDKCILCWRCVQACAEDVQFTFALGFDHRGFDTSIATFFDRPMPETTCVFCGNCVGVCPTGALKDKRVYALEMEA, from the coding sequence ATGACCGACGAAGTCCACATCATCATCAACGACGAATCGGTGCTGGCGCCGGCGGGCAGCACCGTGCTGGAAGCGGCGCGGGCGGCCGGGATCGACATCCCCACCATCTGCTACCACGACCACCTGACCGCCAACGCTATCTGCCGCCTGTGCGTGGTGGAATGGACGGGCAGCCGCACGCTCGTCCCGGCCTGCGTGGCCAAAGTCCAGCCCAACGCCCGCATCCGCACCGACAGCGACCGCGTCCACACCGCCCGCCGCACCATCCTGGAGATGCTTGGCTCGGCCGTCGATCTCAGCGAGGCGCCGGAGATCCAGGAGATGATGGCGCAGCACCATGCCGATCCCGGTCGCTTTGGCGAGGACGCCGCCCGCCGACAGCATGGCGAAGTCAAAGTCGACAACCCGTTCTACGTGCGCGACTACGACAAATGCATCCTCTGCTGGCGCTGCGTGCAGGCCTGCGCCGAGGATGTGCAATTCACCTTTGCCCTCGGCTTCGACCATCGCGGCTTCGATACTTCCATCGCCACCTTTTTCGACCGCCCCATGCCCGAAACGACCTGCGTCTTCTGCGGCAACTGCGTTGGCGTCTGTCCGACGGGGGCGTTGAAGGATAAGCGGGTGTATGCGCTGGAGATGGAGGCTTAA
- a CDS encoding formate--tetrahydrofolate ligase, producing the protein MPRKLTELKRPVPSDIEIAQSVTPLPIRQIADEAGLLPEELELYGNAKAKVHLEARDRLADRPNGKYVVVTAITPTPLGEGKTTTTVGLSQALGAHLGRKVFTNVRQPSQGPTFGIKGGAAGGGYSQVIPMEDFNLHLTGDIHAITAANNLLAAAVDARIFHEMDAPDDNVLFDRLCPPEKDGSRRFAPVMLRRLQKLGIDKTDPNDLTPAERSRFARLDIDPDFITWRRVVDTNDRFLRGITIGQGPQEKGRERKTGYDITVASEIMAVLALTTSLADMRARLGRMVIGTSRAGEPVTADDLGAGGALTVMMKDAILPNLMQTVEGTPAFVHAGPFANIAHGNSSIVADQIALKLAGPDGFVLTEAGFGADIGMEKFFDIKCRYSGLIPNVVVLVATIRALKMHGGGPKVVAGKPLDPAYTEENLELLEKGCANLRVHIRNAKRYGIPVVVAVNSFKDDTQAEIDLVRRVAREAGAEDAVASSHWADGGAGAVELGKVVIAAAAKPSNFQFLYPLDLSIKEKIEIIAKDIYGAGSVEYLPEAERKIAAFTRMGFDKLPICMAKTHLSLTTDPAIKGAPTGFVVPVRDIRASVGAGFLYPLLGEMSTMPGLPTRPVFYDVDLDLETGKVVGLF; encoded by the coding sequence ATGCCCCGCAAACTCACTGAACTCAAACGACCTGTTCCCAGCGACATCGAGATCGCTCAATCTGTTACACCGCTTCCCATCCGCCAGATTGCGGACGAAGCCGGGTTGCTGCCGGAAGAACTCGAACTGTACGGCAATGCCAAAGCCAAAGTGCACCTGGAAGCCCGCGACCGGCTGGCCGACCGGCCCAACGGCAAGTACGTAGTGGTGACGGCGATTACGCCTACGCCTTTGGGCGAGGGCAAGACGACGACCACGGTAGGGCTGAGCCAGGCGCTGGGTGCTCATCTCGGCCGCAAGGTTTTCACCAATGTACGCCAGCCCAGCCAGGGGCCGACGTTTGGGATCAAAGGTGGGGCGGCCGGCGGCGGTTACAGCCAGGTCATCCCCATGGAGGATTTCAACCTGCACCTGACCGGCGACATCCACGCCATCACCGCCGCCAACAACCTGCTGGCCGCTGCCGTCGATGCCCGCATCTTCCACGAGATGGACGCGCCGGATGACAATGTCCTCTTCGACCGGCTGTGCCCGCCCGAAAAGGACGGCAGCCGCCGATTTGCCCCGGTGATGTTGCGCCGCCTGCAGAAGCTGGGGATCGATAAAACCGACCCCAATGATCTGACCCCCGCCGAACGCAGCCGCTTCGCCCGGCTGGACATCGACCCCGATTTCATCACTTGGCGGCGGGTGGTGGACACCAACGACCGCTTCTTGCGCGGGATCACGATCGGACAGGGGCCGCAAGAGAAGGGCCGCGAACGCAAGACGGGCTACGACATCACCGTGGCCAGCGAGATCATGGCCGTGCTGGCCCTGACCACCAGCCTGGCCGACATGCGCGCCCGCCTGGGCCGGATGGTGATCGGCACCAGCCGCGCCGGCGAGCCGGTGACGGCCGATGACCTGGGCGCCGGCGGCGCCCTGACGGTGATGATGAAGGACGCCATCCTGCCCAACCTGATGCAGACGGTGGAGGGCACCCCGGCCTTCGTCCATGCCGGTCCCTTCGCCAACATCGCCCACGGCAACTCGTCCATCGTCGCCGACCAGATCGCGCTCAAATTGGCGGGGCCGGATGGCTTCGTGCTGACCGAGGCCGGGTTCGGGGCCGACATCGGCATGGAGAAGTTCTTCGATATCAAGTGCCGCTATTCGGGTCTCATCCCCAATGTGGTGGTGCTGGTGGCCACTATCCGGGCGCTGAAGATGCACGGCGGCGGGCCGAAGGTGGTGGCAGGCAAGCCGCTCGACCCGGCCTACACCGAGGAGAACCTGGAATTGCTGGAGAAGGGCTGCGCCAATCTGCGGGTGCATATCCGCAACGCCAAACGCTACGGCATCCCGGTGGTGGTGGCCGTGAACAGCTTCAAGGACGACACCCAGGCCGAGATCGACCTGGTGCGACGGGTAGCCAGAGAAGCGGGGGCCGAGGATGCCGTGGCTTCCAGCCACTGGGCCGACGGCGGCGCCGGCGCGGTCGAACTGGGCAAGGTGGTGATCGCCGCCGCCGCGAAGCCGAGCAACTTCCAGTTCCTCTACCCCCTCGATCTCAGCATCAAAGAGAAGATCGAGATCATCGCCAAGGACATCTACGGCGCCGGCAGTGTGGAGTATCTGCCCGAAGCCGAGCGCAAGATCGCGGCCTTCACCCGCATGGGCTTCGACAAGCTGCCCATCTGTATGGCCAAGACCCACCTGAGCCTGACCACCGACCCGGCGATCAAGGGCGCGCCCACGGGCTTCGTGGTGCCGGTGCGCGATATCCGCGCCAGCGTGGGCGCCGGCTTCCTCTACCCGCTGCTGGGTGAGATGAGCACCATGCCCGGCCTGCCTACCCGCCCGGTGTTCTACGATGTCGACCTCGACCTGGAGACGGGGAAGGTGGTGGGGTTGTTCTAG